One stretch of Tribolium castaneum strain GA2 chromosome 5, icTriCast1.1, whole genome shotgun sequence DNA includes these proteins:
- the LOC655058 gene encoding TBC1 domain family member 20 isoform X1 — protein MEAPDCETSSLDEETSSLLNNGSSGDCEKGSQLNDFDDNEDTRSELKFDRDLETDAERKKRALIEEALSNNNSTLKTYQELAIDEFGLVGDDLRCKVWPLLLELDPNNLEKTPLLEELSSHSEYEQVVLDVNRSLKRFPPGIPYKQRLALQDQLTVLILRVIIKYPHLRYYQGYHDVAITFLLVVGEALGFSIMERLSTDHLRECMEPTMEKTSYRLTYIYPLLSRVDPQLYEFMDRATVGTMFALPWFLTWFGHSLNQYKDVVRLYDFFLATPPLMPLYVAAALVVERREEVFEQGCDMASIHCLLSQIPDNLDFEAILRRALTYYKNHPPHKLEGDVKKRVKKEAEQRKKEEMRVRKRLNRNNTLWVRFSNRMPTWLLFNYRSRYGLLFATATVLLGYYAYYLKTTNASHSFFGGTHKDDDA, from the exons ATGGAGGCCCCGGACTGCGAGACGAGCAGCCTAGACGAGGAAACATCCTCTCTGCTCAATAACGGATCATCGGGTGATTGTGAAAAGGGCTCCCAGTTGAATGATTTTGACGATAACGAAGACACCCGgtcggaattaaaatttgatcgaG ATCTGGAAACGGACGCGGAACGCAAAAAACGCGCCTTGATTGAGGAAGCTCTGAGTAACAATAATTCGACGTTGAAAACGTACCAAGAGCTGGCAATTGACGAGTTTGGGCTAGTCGGCGACGACTTGCGGTGCAAAGTGTGGCCGCTGTTGCTCGAACTGGACCCCAATAATTTGGAAAAGACCCCGCTTTTGGAGGAGCTGTCCAGTCATAGTGAGTACGAGCAAGTTGTCCTGGACGTGAACCGCTCCCTCAAGCGGTTCCCCCCTGGCATTCCATACAAGCAGCGGCTGGCGTTGCAAGACCAGCTCACTGTCTTGATATTGAGGGTGATCATCAAGTACCCCCATCTGCGGTACTACCAGGGCTACCATGACGTCGCCATCACGTTTTTGCTGGTGGTGGGCGAAGCCCTGGGCTTCAGCATCATGGAGCGCCTCAGCACCGACCATCTGCGCGAGTGCATGGAGCCCACTATGGAGAAGACTTCATATAGACTGACCTACATCTACCCCCTTCTGAGCCGGGTCGACCCCCAGCTGTACGAGTTCATGGACAG GGCAACGGTCGGGACGATGTTCGCCCTGCCGTGGTTCCTGACCTGGTTCGGGCACTCGCTCAACCAGTACAAGGACGTGGTGCGGCTGTACGACTTCTTCTTGGCGACTCCGCCCCTGATGCCCCTTTACGTGGCGGCGGCCCTGGTGGTGGAGCGCCGTGAGGAGGTGTTCGAGCAGGGCTGTGACATGGCCAGCATCCACTGCCTCCTCTCGCAAATCCCCGACAATTTGGATTTTGAGGCGATCTTGAGGCGGGCGCTCACCTACTACAAGAACCATCCTCCGCACAAGCTGGAGGGCGACGTGAAGAAGCGGGTGAAGAAAGA AGCTGAGCAGCGgaagaaagaagaaatgaGGGTGAGGAAAAGGCTAAACAGGAATAACACCCTTTGGGTGAGGTTTAGTAACAGGATGCCCACGTGGTTGCTTTTCAATTACCGAAGTCGGTATGGATTGCTGTTCGCCACAGCGACGGTTTTGCTGGGATATTATGCATATTATCTGAAAACCACGAATGCTTCACACAGTTTTTTCGG TGGGACCCATAAAGACGATGATGCATAA
- the LOC655058 gene encoding TBC1 domain family member 20 isoform X2, whose protein sequence is MEAPDCETSSLDEETSSLLNNGSSGDCEKGSQLNDFDDNEDTRSELKFDRDLETDAERKKRALIEEALSNNNSTLKTYQELAIDEFGLVGDDLRCKVWPLLLELDPNNLEKTPLLEELSSHSEYEQVVLDVNRSLKRFPPGIPYKQRLALQDQLTVLILRVIIKYPHLRYYQGYHDVAITFLLVVGEALGFSIMERLSTDHLRECMEPTMEKTSYRLTYIYPLLSRVDPQLYEFMDRATVGTMFALPWFLTWFGHSLNQYKDVVRLYDFFLATPPLMPLYVAAALVVERREEVFEQGCDMASIHCLLSQIPDNLDFEAILRRALTYYKNHPPHKLEGDVKKRVKKEAEQRKKEEMRVRKRLNRNNTLWVRFSNRMPTWLLFNYRSRYGLLFATATVLLGYYAYYLKTTNASHSFFGIFNT, encoded by the exons ATGGAGGCCCCGGACTGCGAGACGAGCAGCCTAGACGAGGAAACATCCTCTCTGCTCAATAACGGATCATCGGGTGATTGTGAAAAGGGCTCCCAGTTGAATGATTTTGACGATAACGAAGACACCCGgtcggaattaaaatttgatcgaG ATCTGGAAACGGACGCGGAACGCAAAAAACGCGCCTTGATTGAGGAAGCTCTGAGTAACAATAATTCGACGTTGAAAACGTACCAAGAGCTGGCAATTGACGAGTTTGGGCTAGTCGGCGACGACTTGCGGTGCAAAGTGTGGCCGCTGTTGCTCGAACTGGACCCCAATAATTTGGAAAAGACCCCGCTTTTGGAGGAGCTGTCCAGTCATAGTGAGTACGAGCAAGTTGTCCTGGACGTGAACCGCTCCCTCAAGCGGTTCCCCCCTGGCATTCCATACAAGCAGCGGCTGGCGTTGCAAGACCAGCTCACTGTCTTGATATTGAGGGTGATCATCAAGTACCCCCATCTGCGGTACTACCAGGGCTACCATGACGTCGCCATCACGTTTTTGCTGGTGGTGGGCGAAGCCCTGGGCTTCAGCATCATGGAGCGCCTCAGCACCGACCATCTGCGCGAGTGCATGGAGCCCACTATGGAGAAGACTTCATATAGACTGACCTACATCTACCCCCTTCTGAGCCGGGTCGACCCCCAGCTGTACGAGTTCATGGACAG GGCAACGGTCGGGACGATGTTCGCCCTGCCGTGGTTCCTGACCTGGTTCGGGCACTCGCTCAACCAGTACAAGGACGTGGTGCGGCTGTACGACTTCTTCTTGGCGACTCCGCCCCTGATGCCCCTTTACGTGGCGGCGGCCCTGGTGGTGGAGCGCCGTGAGGAGGTGTTCGAGCAGGGCTGTGACATGGCCAGCATCCACTGCCTCCTCTCGCAAATCCCCGACAATTTGGATTTTGAGGCGATCTTGAGGCGGGCGCTCACCTACTACAAGAACCATCCTCCGCACAAGCTGGAGGGCGACGTGAAGAAGCGGGTGAAGAAAGA AGCTGAGCAGCGgaagaaagaagaaatgaGGGTGAGGAAAAGGCTAAACAGGAATAACACCCTTTGGGTGAGGTTTAGTAACAGGATGCCCACGTGGTTGCTTTTCAATTACCGAAGTCGGTATGGATTGCTGTTCGCCACAGCGACGGTTTTGCTGGGATATTATGCATATTATCTGAAAACCACGAATGCTTCACACAGTTTTTTCGG TATTTTTAATACATGA
- the LOC654991 gene encoding phospholipase A2 group XV, producing the protein MSASYNLKICSFFVILAVARGGLNPVVLIPGDGGSQVEAKLNKSASVHYICEKTTSDFFNIWLNMELLVPLVIDCWIDNIKLIYDNATRTTRNNDGVEIRIPGFGGTETVEWLDPSHASAGAYFNSIAKTLVSLGHERNKTMKGAPYDFRKAPNENQQFFTDLKALIEQTYTENNNQPVIIIAHSMGGPMSLFFLNQQTQDWKDKYIRSLVTLSGAWGGSMKAVKVYAIGDDLGSYVLRESVMREEQITSPSLAWLLPSKLFWKPDEVLVQTSRKNFSLNNLEEFFQAINFPNGWEMRKDTEKYQLDYRPPGVEVHCLYGVGVDTVERLFYKPGTWLDGYPTLINGDGDGTVNRRSLEGCLHWESLQKQKVYSKQLPKVDHMQILNNKDVLSYIANLINDV; encoded by the exons ATGTCAGCCTCATATAACCTCAAAATCTGtagttttttcgtaattttggCGGTAGCCAGAGGCGGTTTAAACCCCGTTGTGTTAATCCCAGGCGATGGGGGCTCTCAAGTCGAAGCCAAACTCAACAAATCAGCCTCAGTGCATTACATTTGTGAAAAGACAACGTCGGATTTTTTCAACATATGGCTCAACATGGAGCTGCTGGTGCCCCTAGTCATCGACTGCTGGATTGACAATATTAAACTGATCTATGATAACGCCACTCGAACAACGCGCAATAACGACGGGGTCGAGATCAGGATCCCCGGCTTTGGGGGCACCGAGACTGTGGAGTGGCTGGACCCCAGCCATGCCTCTGCAGGTGCGTATTTCAACAGCATTGCCAAGACCTTGGTCAGTCTCGGCCACGAGCGCAACAAAACCATGAAAGGGGCACCTTACGACTTCCGCAAAGCGCCCA aCGAAAACCAACAGTTTTTTACCGATCTCAAGGCCCTAATTGAACAAACGTACACGGAAAATAACAATCAGCCGGTCATTATCATTGCACATTCGATGGGGGGCCCCATGTCTTTGTTTTTCCTGAACCAGCAAACGCAAGACTGGAAAGACAAGTACATCAGGTCTTTGGTTACGCTAAGTGGGGCCTGGGGGGGCTCCATGAAAGCGGTCAAAGTCTACGCGAttg GGGACGATTTGGGGTCGTACGTTTTGCGGGAGAGCGTCATGCGGGAGGAGCAGATCACCTCCCCCAGCCTGGCGTGGCTCCTCCCCTCCAAGCTCTTCTGGAAGCCGGACGAAGTCTTGGTGCAAACCAGTCGGAAAAATTTCAGTTTGAATAACCTGGAGGAGTTTTTCCAAGCGATTAATTTCCCCAACGGGTGGGAAATGCGCAAAGACACTGAGAAGTATCAGCTGGATTACCGGCCGCCAGGGGTTGAGGTGCACTGCTTGTACGGGGTCGGGGTTGATACGGTTGAACG GTTGTTTTACAAGCCAGGGACGTGGTTGGATGGGTACCCCACTTTGATCAATGGGGACGGGGACGGGACTGTGAACCGGAGGTCGCTTGAAGGGTGTCTCCACTGGGAGAGCCTCCAGAAACAAAAAGTCTACTCGAAGCAGCTTCCCAAAGTCGATCATATGCAAATTCTCAACAATAAGGACGTTCTGAGCTACATTGCCAATCTCATTAACGACGTGTGA